From Plasmodium yoelii strain 17X genome assembly, chromosome: 11, a single genomic window includes:
- a CDS encoding cytochrome c oxidase subunit ApiCOX24, putative: MVISRSKIKYLFTNATLQSYYPTSEMFKVPHAGKAPRIYNGLDPRKVHDYPWINMFKTRTKKETGYQHGNWSGPSIHSMTLDELVTYYNNKDYKKHFTYMQLFKAGWGQFQFLFLLVGSLVATVLPIFAFTMYLQKFEPLEVTIDPEEYYKHFYWHYYGGEIDHHAFSQYLEARRAARYRNADVNPIDWIPPEYRNKE; encoded by the coding sequence ATGGTGATATCACgaagtaaaataaaatatttgttcACAAATGCAACATTACAATCATATTACCCAACATCTGAAATGTTTAAAGTCCCGCATGCGGGAAAGGCCCCAAGAATTTATAATGGCTTAGACCCAAGAAAAGTTCATGACTACCCATGGATCAATATGTTTAAAACACgaacaaaaaaagaaacagGATATCAACATGGGAATTGGAGTGGTCCATCTATTCATTCCATGACACTAGATGAATTAGTTacttattataataataaagattaTAAGAAGCATTTTACATATATGCAATTATTTAAAGCGGGGTGGGGTCAATTCCAATTTTTGTTTCTTTTAGTTGGCTCATTAGTAGCAACGGTTTTACCAATATTTGCATTTACTATGTATTTGCAAAAATTTGAACCTTTGGAAGTTACTATAGATCCTGAGGAATATTACAAGCATTTTTATTGGCATTATTATGGTGGAGAAATAGACCATCATGCCTTTTCACAATATCTTGAAGCTAGAAGAGCAGCTAGATATAGAAATGCAGATGTCAATCCTATTGATTGGATACCTCCCGAGTATAGAAACAAAGAATAA
- a CDS encoding 14-3-3 protein, putative: MKSINDNDIIISNKDEFIYYLKILNQIGFYDEIISLIKSVNVENYNLNYAESILMGTSFKNALNVKRKEKTTLENVIKNEESSEEEKKCAELLKLKINKDIRTIERDAYFIIKAKCIPKTVDEKILMFYWHLLGDIMRYCTDTFRIEDKKRIQERSLQAYSYSLKYANKMNLPPSNPRLLELLVSLTVLHKDMDTQTNDPIEMAAQAFRDAIQNMHLLESDEECSKTIAILGILRDNINKWCKLSKRKNVNALFEIKGEYSNKYEDIVNSINT, encoded by the exons ATGAAGTCAATTAACGATAATGACATCATAATTTCTAACAAGGAcgaatttatatattacctaaaaatattaaaccAAATTGGATTTTACGAcg AAATTATTTCATTAATCAAATCAGTTAATgtggaaaattataatttaaattatgcAGAGTCTATATTAATG gGTACTTCATTCAAAAATGCTTTAAATGTTAAGAGAAAGGAAAAAACAACTCTTGAAAacgtaataaaaaatgaagaatccagtgaagaagaaaaaaaatgtgccGAATTGCTTAAATTAAagataaataaagatataagaACAATTGAAAGAGACgcatattttatcattaaagCAAAATGTATTCCTAAAACAGTAGATGaa aaaatattaatgttcTATTGGCACTTACTTGGAGATATAATGAGATATTGTACTGATACCTTTAGAATTGAAGACAAAAAGAGAATACAAGAAAGAAGCTTGCAAGCATATTCATATTCCCTAAAATATGCTAACAAAATGAATCTACCTCCTTCCAATCCACGATTATTAGAACTTTTAGTTAGCTTAACAg TACTACATAAAGATATGGATACCCAAACAAATGATCCCATAGAAATGGCTGCCCAAGCTTTTAGAGATGCAATTCAAAATATGCATCTTTTAga GAGCGATGAAGAATGCTCAAAGACAATTGCCATATTAGGAATACTAAGAGACAACATAAACAAGTGGTGTAAAC ttagCAAAAGAAAAAACGTAAATGCTTTATTTGAAATTAAGGGAGAATATTCTAACAAATATGAAGACATTGTAAATAGCATTAACACATAA